GCGTCAGTCGCATCCGTTAGTGtcggccaatttacattaccaactaagttgataaaaccaaaattatcctGTCGTGCTCCTCCAACgactcagcaccacagtttctatagaaacccACCTTCTATATAGAATGAAGCAAAGTTATCTAAGGGCATCCGGATCTGAAAGCACATCCAAAGAGCGAGATTGGCTGAGCAGCTGATTGTGTCTACATTACCATCAGATACTCACTGAGTAACCATTCCAAGATATTCGGAAGCGAATCGCAAGTGACGTTCGAagtaaatttgcatttgaattgTAATCATTTGTTTGGTGATATTTTTCTGTCCCAAAAGCTGAGCATTTTTGAAGAGCTGCGTCATCATTCCTTAGTCTAGGATGTTTgtaaaaattacctttaaagCACgagaaacctaaaaaaaaaaatattagttttgTAAGATAGAATAATTGAACGGGAAAGAACTTACCCTTAATGCAATGAGGTCGGCAAAGGATGAGGAAGATTGACTAGAATTGCAAATGAAAGAttaaatcataaaaaattattaacaaaattagTCTCAACAGGCTTACCTAATGTACATGGAGGCGAAAAATAAATACTCACAAATTCTTTATAACGCAGCTTCTTTACTGATTGTGATGTTAAGTgctcatgaaattaattttatcccCTTAACGGCCAGTGGAGCAAAGATACATGCAAAACTGCCCCTGTTTCAATCGGGTTTAAGCTATCTTCCCAAGCTGTCTTTTAGGTGTAGCCTGCGCGTGCCTCGCTCTCCTCGTCGACAAGGATTCTCAGCCGTAAAGTTGTCCTGTCTAATGCAATCAGTgaacattttaacattttatgaGGCAAGTATAGGTTTTTCACCGGGCCAATATAAGGGGAGATCTCTCTACAAACGGAGATCTCTTTACAAACTCTTAAATGAGGGTGTCAATGGGGTGAAGGCTTTAACGGCCAACGGTTATAATGTTAGCCAATTAACGGCGaacggttaatatctttccaCTACAGTCATCAGAAAGTTTTAAACAGGTAACTTTTTTTACGGCTGACCAATTAAAATTCGTCAATTTTCACCAACTGCTAATTTAATTTGGGCCTTTttccggctaacggttaaaCCAATCGAGCTGACTCTTACATAACAAGTCCGTAGCCTCTTTCTTACAGAAGAGGCAGACAAATATGCGATTATCTGTGCAAGCAGAGAAACCTCCATCGGACTTTCACTGATGACTCACTTAATAAACTTGTATGCAAATTTTATAGTGTCGGTTCACCAATGAAAGCCTATCACACCCAGTGCGAcgtttaatttttccatttacaGTTTAGAAAAATACCCCAATTACCCACAAACGGGTGGCGCAGAATCTATCATCTCCTCTACTCTTTTACCGTGATGCACACTGATTAAAGACAATTTCGTTAAGTTTTCTTTACTCTTGTGCTTTACTCACTGCAGATTGACATTATAAATACAGTCTTAAAATAGAGGTATACTATGGaaaccatacaattttttaactccggatatatatatttaacaaatagattccaagttgccgtgcgtctgttcagtaatagatcacagatgacgtcaaaatgtggtaagaacaaaaaagtggcacacgaggcgcagccgcacaccaacttggaatctatttgttttatataataatgaagaaatgtaaagtggtttccgtgtttacatagcctgatgtaaacacgccGGAGGTTgagagaacacgagataagcgtatgaaaccacgacgcgaagcggaaTGGTTCCAGTatatcgagtgttctcccaacctcccaagtgtttacatcaggctatgtaaacacggaaaccattttacatttcttttataaaataactaatgaaagaggaacgaaaaccgtgtttacatacgctcatgtagaatggttttatggccaatcagagcgcgcgtactatttgaattattttataaagaatcaaaatatacggaaaaaagttttaatgatgacgtcatctatacgtctgccctctaatagatcataagtgagaaccaatcagaatgcgtgcataactgagcttattatataaatatatagagAGAATATATGAGATCTTGACGCAAAACGCCCATTTAAACCCTTAAGACTGACCCAAGCCTTCAAACATATCTCTAAATGTTCTTAAAATTCAATCAAAGACGCTTCGattttgagttttattttccatAACTATCAAGTCTTCAAGAGCACTTCCCCtgggtttaaattttttcgatATAGACCTGCAACTAATTTGTAAGGACGATTTACCGTGATAGAGTCACTCCAAAGCTTAACTAATCTATAGATTCAAGGAATATGCATCGTTCGGTTTAGATGAAGTTTGAGCCTCATTTTAAAGTCGTATTCAGTTTCATTTGCCTCCGTTGTTTTAACAAAGGCTGCTTGATCAGCCTCAGTTATTTCAATCCCGTCATCTGCACATGTGCAGCAGGTTCCCCCTTCACCAATCATCATCACGGTTCCATCACCGTGATCCCTGGTTCTTTTGCCTTTGTTCTCTATTGTTTTACATCAACTGTGTCTTCTATATCAAGTATAAGCCCAATGTTTCATCTCGTTTCTGGCATTCATAAACcatttttcaattaagtgtcCAAAGAAACTCgggtttgttttggtttaactTAACTTTGCTCTATGATTGGCTCAGAAAATTCGCCCCATTTTCCTAACTAATCAAATGCGAAACTAAAAGCAACACCGACTTTATGTCATTTGCCTTTTCCCGTGCTTCaatcactttgagttctcattggctaatgataatATAAACCTTTGTTCCAATTGGTCGTCGAGACTATTATGGTTAAGATTTTTagacaatcaattgaaaatttgtctaaGAGGCAAGGCAAATCATAAACCATTGGAGACATTAACGAATCCACAAATTCAATGAGTATCTTTTCGTTTTATCACCCCATGCATTGTCACCAAACTCATCTCTTCTGCCAtgctcttttattttaaaagaggCATGTTTCGCCTTCGTTATCGCAATTCCGTGATCGGCACCAGAACAACTATCTCCACCTCCTCCAATCATGATCACAGAACCACCCCACTTCCATGAAGTCTGTCCGAAACCCTCAGTTTTTTGGTACTGTCCACCATATTGAACATTGCATTTTCATAGGCACTCATTTTCGGACCAAACTGAACCGTTTCTGAAGTCACCATAGCCGGTAATTTTGGAGCGAAATGTCTTCCTGCTGAGGCAGTTCCCCGTTGTTTGCAATAGAGGAGTGTGACCAGAGTCATCATTGCGCGTGATCTTAAGCTCACTGCCACTGACCAGCCAGAACGCCGGCGAGATCATGTCTGCTTTGTATGACGGGTCAGCGGTTTCTCCTGCAGCTTGAGTACTGTCATACCACCAACTTCCTAAGTCATCCATCCAGTTTTTAGTGTCACTGTTTGAAAACCGAGCGAGGAGAGTCCAGGCCTGATCCGCTGATACCATGTCACAATAAACCTGGAAACGAATTAAGAATTCCATGCAAACTTACATTTtttaatccaatttttttttcctgaattaccttcaagaaagaaattatgaacTCCAAACATTCTTGCTTTTTGCGATACAAATCTATCTTTTCTTGAATTACCCATGATTgaagaataataatttaattACCAAAAACTTCTTGGATTTCATGTTTGTCTCCTGGGGCTCCAGCCAATATCTACCGCTGACAGCCATCCTTCCTTCGTTAGCTTTGATCTCTCCACAAGACTCGGCAGGCATCTCGGGAACGAAGCCTAATAAGCCTGTGGAAAAGAAACAGGAAAATGCTTCTCGTTCGATGACAATAACCTTCTTGATCCACTAACGTTCTATTCACAATCAAGCactattttcaacaaaaaatagTAAATTGTGGTCATATCAAATCGCATAATATAGTTATGAATGTAACAATGCCTCGACTACTCTATGCTTACAACTGATatgtcaaatttcatttcaaaaaaatcCCAGAGGGTAGCTCTCAAGCTAACAGCTTTGAAAATACTGTAAGCCAACTTCGTTAAGTTCTTATCTCTGTTCTGCACAACCTGCCCCTCCGTTTGAACAGAGGACACGCCTGCCTGAACCTCTttcccccctctccctcccgCCCCCAACACTTTTACTATTATGAGGCTTTGATTTGGTAAACTTCACATGTGATGTGTGGATTATAAAGAAATTATGTAAAGGCTTTACCTCGGTCCATTGACAACACTGACAGAAAcagtaaaattttattcagaaCTACAGAGAGCTTCAAACCAAAGCTTAAATGCTGCCGAAGCTCCCTAATTTTCGGTATTCGTTGTATAGGATTTTACCTCGGCAGCTGTGTCCATCCCCAATGAATCCCGGCTTACAAGAGCATTTGAACGATCCCTCGGTATTTTTACATGTGGCATTGTCCTTGTTACAGCTGTAGGGATCTTCAGCACACTCATCGATGTCTAATATGAATTTAATAGACTGTAACTATGACATTAATTGGGAATAACTATGGAGCTGTGGGGGTGGGACTTCAATCTGTGACTGACGGATTGGTCTCAAAGGAACCTAACAACCACTACTCACTGCGCGCTTTGTCCGCCACTACTATGTTATCGAGATTTGTGAAATTTCCATTGTGGTCTGTCATCCAAGGTCATCTGAGAGATTTGAATATGTTGAGATCTTAAATTGTCTTAACAGTCTTCTGAAATTATCGGGGCTTCTCGCGTTTCTTCACATGGAAGGCCTAAAGCCGCGAGGCAGACGAAAAAATTCAACATGTGGAATGACAGGAAGGTTGGTTCCGACATCGAAGGTCTAAGTAATAGCCAATTTGCAGAAATTGTGCTGAATTAAAGCGTGGATATGCTTCGCGCAAGGTGCAGGTCACAAGAGGCAAGTGACCAGTTAAAATTTGAAGTATCAAGAATCCTGCTCGACCCGTGACACTCCTGCCATCCGCAAGCGTTTTCAAACTTGTGTCTTCAAAGATTAGCTATGACCAAGATATAATTTAGTGACTTTCGTTTACGGATAGGTGCGTTGGTTTAAATAAGGGGCCATTTCCTCATCAGTATTTTTTGTGGTTAAGTAAAGCAATATTTTCTCCCCTGtgctatttcctttgttttaaagtGACCCTTCTCTACTGGAGCAGATAACTCTAGCGATATTTCTCCAGAACATTTTAAGGCATCTTCTATTCCCTTTAGGCGTATTTTGAGGCTCTGTACGTTTTCATTAAATGTGGAGCGCGTCGGATTTGTTCTTAGGTTGCAAAACGCTTCTCCTTTCGCGAATCCTTTCCTTGTACCTGGAAAAAAGAGTTGACGGGCCAGCTATTGAATGTAATATCAACGATTTTCTCTTCAGTTGCCCGTATGTAAACAGAGACAGAGGCGTAGTTAATTAACCAGGATCTTTAAAGAAAGTTTGACGTTAGCAGAGGCTATCCAAAAGTTAACCTAAGCATTTTTTTTACCCAGAGACATACCTTGATTTGATGGAAAGTTTTCAAATCAACATCGAAATCAGTCAGTCGTCCAATAAACAAACGTTTAATATGCGCCCTTAAGGAGCACATGAGGTCTTTTTCCTACGGATTTTATCCCCGAGACTATATTCATCCTAAGTGATAATAATCGCGGCAGTTAATCTAGGCAAAGCGATGGATAAAAGGAATTTACAACTAGGATTGAAAAACCGATGTACCTATCGAAGAAACCCGAAAAATTTGACGCACACTCATCAATGTCTGCAATGGAATCAACTCAATGATGTGTGCCATCATGATTGTAGGGagagaatgaaaaaatatacatatattaaaaaaaaaataatgaaaaaaatatataaataaataaataatataatggaaaaaaaactggtcGAGACAACAACAACGCCTGCTGATCAAGTTTAACCGACATAATTGTATATCCGATGGAATGAAAAGAGTAAAGTGTTATCTGGATCATCAAACGCGACTTCTACCGAGATCTTTGGGTTCTTTTATTATCATAACAACAAGAACATCAGGTCATTAATTGTACTGCCTTCATTAATGACTGATATGGCCTGAAGAAAACTTATTACCAGTACAGTTGTGTCCATCCCCACTGAATCCAGGTTTACACATACACTTCGAAGATCCCCCGGAATTTTCGCAAATAGCGTTTTCATTGCTATTGTGGGAGGTATTCTCAGCATCTCCGCCGATGTCTGAAATGAACCCAATAGTGTGTACAAAAATTCGTGATACACGATGTTAACATACCTCACTTAAGCCCTCTACAGTCTATATCACAGTTGTTTCCAAAGTTCCTCAAAACAACCAATCTTCCACAATAACTTGGTAACTCTCGACAGCAGCAACTATTATTACGGCACGAATGAATCTTTATGAGcatttacaaagtattctagAACATCCATGGAGCTCACAACACAACTATTTTGGTAGTATTACATCATGACTACGTGACATAATagaatgttctagaaagttccaTGGCATGCATGTAAGCATGACTAAGAATTCTAAAAACTTATTGATATTTATCTAACAGTTATTATCCTTAACGCCATCCCCGCCGAATTCAGGATTGCAAGAGCACTTGTAAGATCCCTCGGTATTGGTGGAACTGGCATACTCGCTACACTTGTGAAAATTTAGAACACACTCATCGATGATTGAAATTATATGATTTATTACGCTATTTGCCAGCTGTTTAGAGTGAGGAGCTGCTGCGGAGAGGAAAATTATTCGCCCCATTTTTCCCGGCGCAGAATGCCTATCATAGGCTGGGGTGAGACTGCAACTTGAAAGAAGCAGGATAGtctttgaaacagaaaatgaatgCAACACTTAAGAGAGGTGGTTCAAGTTCTTTCCTGTTCATAATAAACAAGACACAATACCCAGAGTTGAGAAAAAGagcatgaaatttgaaattgcgCCCCCATACTTCTTTCCCCCCATAATGGGTCTTATTAAATATGTGTCACAAGTACAACCGATTCTAAATCTTGAACCCTCTGAAGAAATAGACCAGTGCgttaaaattaaaagcaaaattcaTTTCTATCATTTTAAGCGTCACCTTCCTCACAGTCGTGGTCAGTGAATCCAGACGCACATAAACATCGATATCGTTGTTTTGTAAATCCCGACTGGCAGGTGCCGTAATTTTTACATGGAGCTTG
The sequence above is a segment of the Pocillopora verrucosa isolate sample1 chromosome 5, ASM3666991v2, whole genome shotgun sequence genome. Coding sequences within it:
- the LOC131781138 gene encoding uncharacterized protein, producing the protein MGVFLHLFFISVALSHGQVLSCPDDQCRILAFPSTLFFVGERLINHTIANISVTDRDTCEYRCYLDHNCVSVNFYFGENGAEPHNCELNNSTSKEYDKDLVKAANYVYHGTKNFCAQAPCKNYGTCQSGFTKQRYRCLCASGFTDHDCEEDIGGDAENTSHNSNENAICENSGGSSKCMCKPGFSGDGHNCTDIDECAEDPYSCNKDNATCKNTEGSFKCSCKPGFIGDGHSCRGLLGFVPEMPAESCGEIKANEGRMAVSGRYWLEPQETNMKSKKFLVYCDMVSADQAWTLLARFSNSDTKNWMDDLGSWWYDSTQAAGETADPSYKADMISPAFWLVSGSELKITRNDDSGHTPLLQTTGNCLSRKTFRSKITGYGDFRNGSVWSENECL